The genomic region CCGGGCCCCGGAGAAGTCGAGCGTGTCCCTGATCTCCGCCTTGTCGTCGTAGACCGGGACCTTGGTGCTGGGGTGTTGCTCGGTCACGCGCCGGTCCCGCGCAAGGCAGGGGCCGCGGTGAGGAAGCCGTGCCACTGGGCGCGGCTGAACACCAGCGCGCCGCCCGCGCGGTTCTTGGAGTCTCGGACCGCCGCGGCGGTCACGGGTAGAGCGACCTCGACGCAGTTGTTGCCGCCGCCGCTGTAGCTGCTGACCCGCCAGGACAGCGATTCGGTGTGGTTGCTGGCGAACATGACTTGCTCCTTGCCGGATAACAGATGGTGCGATTCCTGAGAGCAGCGCCGGATGGCCTGCCTCCTGCTCATGCCAGTTCCTCCGCCATGGCGGCCATCAGGGCCACCGACTCCTCGGTGCCCAGCGCCGCGGCGCGGACATGGTCGAAAACGGTGCTGTACAACCGGATCTCCTCCGGCTTCTCCAGGTAGAGCGCGCTGGTGAGGCTCTCCACGTAGACCACGGTCGGGTCCAGCGGATCGGGGAAGCCGAGGATGACGAACGGGCCGTCGGAGGCCGCGTGCGCGCCCGCGGTGAACGGGAGCACCTGGATCTCCACGTTCGGCAGCGAGCTCATCTTCACCAGCCGGTCGAGCTGTTCCCGCATCACATCGGTGTCGCCCACCCGCCTGCGCAGCGCGCCCTCGTCCAGCACCGCCCAGTACTTGGGCCCGTGGTCGGCCGAGAGCAGGCCCTGGCGGGCCATCCGGGCGGAGACCCGGCGCTCGACCTCGCTGGGCGCGGCCTTGGGCCGCACCGCGCGGAAGACCGCCAGCGCGTACCGCTCGGTCTGCAGCAGACCCGGCACGACCAGCGACTCGAAGGTGCGGATGGAGGACGCCTCCGCCTCCATCCCGGCGAAGCCACCGGTGAGCACGTCGCCGTAGTTGTGCCACCAGCCCTTGAGCTTGGCCATCCGGGCCAGGTCGATCAGCGCGTTCTGCCGGTCGCCCTCGACGCCGTAGAGAACGAGCATGTCGCGCACGTCCCTCGGGTTGACCCCGGTGCGGCCGGTCTCGATCCGGCTGACCTTGGCCGCTGAGCATTCGAGATGGGCCGCCACCTCCTCACAGGTGAGGTTGGAGCTCTCACGCAGTCGTCGTAGTTCGGAGGCCAGTCGCCTTCTGCGCACGGTCGGGCTGTGACTGGTGGACATCTCCTGGCCTCCGGGCAAGTTCGCGAGATCGCGGCGTGTCCGCGGTGCGGTGCCGGCCGCCCGCCGTGACACGCAGTGAGAAGGAACTTGCGCAGTGTGCCGGTCCAGGCTAGCTACCTGCAATCGCTTGTGGTTTGCAGGACGACACTCTCACCCGATCGTGTCTTTCGCAGTATGTACGTTGCATTTTCGGCGGCCCGTCTTGCACGCTAGGTACCCGCACCGTCGCTCTCCGAAATCGGAAGCAGACACCGACGGTAAGCGATCGGTGACACAGTACTCACGTTAGGGGCGGTGGAGACCGTGTGGTCGTCAGGCAGGCCCATCTTGGATGTGCACGAGGCGCCCGACCGCTGCACGACCCGCGGCCGCGAGTGCTACCGCGCGGTGGCCTCCCGCCTCGCCGAACTGGCGGAGCTGGCCGAGGACCAGGCCGACCCGGCCACCCGCAACGCGCTGCTGCGCACCGTCCGCGGCTGGCAGTTCCTGCTCGCCCAGCACCGCTCGGTGGGCCGCAAGAAGCGCAGGCGGTGCCGCCTGTGCCGGCCCAGCTGGGGCCTCGGCGGCGAGTGGCCCTGCCCGACCTGGCGGATCGCCTACGTCCAGCTGTGCCTGGTGGAGGACGGGCCGTCCCCTTCCCCTGAGCTGTCGTCCTGGTCTGGTAGCCCCCCGCCGGGCCAGGACGACATCCCCGTGCAGCGCGCCCGGCACCGGCTGCGGCTGGCGCCGGGCCAGGTGGCCTAGAACTCGCTGGCGGAACACGGTCGGCACGGACCACGCTCAGGTCCGTGCCGATCATGCTGCCCAGCCTGTCCAGCGAAGAGGAATATGCCCAGGCATTGGGCGATCCGGCGATCTGGCTCCCCGTGCACCGGGCCGCGCTGACCGCCGCGAACCTGCCGCTACCAGCGCGGATGTGGCTGGCCGGGCGCAGCACCTATCCCACCGCGCTGACCGGTTCGGGCCTGGTGGTGAAGCTGTTCACCCCGTTCTGGCACGGCCCGGACAGCATCGGGGCCGAGCGGGCCGCCTACCGCCTGCTGGCCGCGGACCC from Crossiella sp. CA-258035 harbors:
- a CDS encoding DUF397 domain-containing protein, with the protein product MFASNHTESLSWRVSSYSGGGNNCVEVALPVTAAAVRDSKNRAGGALVFSRAQWHGFLTAAPALRGTGA
- a CDS encoding helix-turn-helix transcriptional regulator, whose translation is MSTSHSPTVRRRRLASELRRLRESSNLTCEEVAAHLECSAAKVSRIETGRTGVNPRDVRDMLVLYGVEGDRQNALIDLARMAKLKGWWHNYGDVLTGGFAGMEAEASSIRTFESLVVPGLLQTERYALAVFRAVRPKAAPSEVERRVSARMARQGLLSADHGPKYWAVLDEGALRRRVGDTDVMREQLDRLVKMSSLPNVEIQVLPFTAGAHAASDGPFVILGFPDPLDPTVVYVESLTSALYLEKPEEIRLYSTVFDHVRAAALGTEESVALMAAMAEELA